A genomic segment from Bacillus cereus G9842 encodes:
- the moaA gene encoding GTP 3',8-cyclase MoaA, giving the protein MQEMVKDFFGRPLQDLRISVIDRCNFRCTYCMPAEIFGPDYAFLKDEFLLTFDEIERLAKLFVNIGVRKIRITGGEPLLRKDLTKLIARLVKIDGLIDIGLTTNAIHLTKQAKALKEAGLHRVNVSLDAIDDDIFRNINGRNINTKPVIKGIIAAKEAGLEVKVNMVVKKGMNDQQVLPMAAYFKEQGITLRFIEFMDVGSTNGWNFDQVVTKRELIEMIHKVYPLEPAEVHYFGEVAKRYRYVGTNVEVGFITSVSESFCASCTRARISADGKFYTCLFATEGLNVRELLRGNLSDEELLSVIQDVWMNRKDRYSDERTEESAKNRPKIEMSYIGG; this is encoded by the coding sequence ATGCAGGAGATGGTTAAAGATTTTTTTGGACGCCCACTTCAAGATTTACGTATATCTGTCATTGATCGTTGCAATTTTAGATGTACATATTGTATGCCGGCGGAAATATTTGGGCCAGATTATGCTTTTTTGAAAGATGAGTTTTTACTAACTTTTGATGAAATTGAGCGTTTGGCAAAATTATTTGTTAACATCGGTGTACGAAAAATTAGAATTACTGGCGGTGAGCCACTGCTTCGTAAAGATTTAACAAAACTGATTGCACGTCTCGTGAAAATTGATGGGCTAATAGATATAGGGTTAACGACAAATGCTATCCATTTAACGAAACAAGCGAAGGCATTAAAAGAAGCTGGATTACATAGAGTGAATGTTAGTTTAGATGCGATAGATGACGACATATTTAGGAATATTAATGGTCGAAATATTAATACGAAACCGGTGATTAAGGGAATTATAGCAGCTAAAGAGGCGGGGCTGGAAGTAAAGGTAAATATGGTTGTGAAAAAAGGGATGAACGATCAACAAGTACTTCCGATGGCTGCGTATTTTAAAGAGCAAGGAATCACGCTTAGGTTTATTGAGTTTATGGATGTTGGTAGTACAAATGGGTGGAATTTTGATCAAGTGGTTACAAAACGAGAATTGATTGAGATGATTCATAAGGTGTATCCGCTTGAGCCAGCTGAAGTCCATTACTTTGGTGAAGTTGCGAAGCGATATCGGTACGTTGGAACAAATGTTGAAGTTGGTTTTATTACATCTGTTTCTGAGTCATTTTGTGCCTCTTGTACGAGGGCAAGAATTTCGGCAGATGGAAAGTTTTATACGTGCTTATTTGCGACAGAGGGTTTGAATGTAAGAGAACTTCTTAGAGGAAATCTTTCGGATGAGGAGTTATTAAGTGTTATACAAGATGTATGGATGAATAGAAAAGATAGGTATTCGGATGAACGGACAGAAGAAAGTGCAAAAAATCGTCCGAAAATCGAAATGTCTTATATAGGAGGATAA